One genomic segment of Humidesulfovibrio mexicanus includes these proteins:
- a CDS encoding universal stress protein produces the protein MDFKNILIAVDASDNARRAVEHVAAIVGAGQGAKVTLLHVERAPGRDRFDTEEAWLSQCKLDKDRVFDFLKDARATLVSAGLSDAAVVERTILCSAEPSIAQTILDVQQEGGYGTLVVGRRGLTKGEEFLFGSVSSKLIRNARNCAVWVVQ, from the coding sequence ATGGACTTCAAAAACATCCTCATCGCCGTGGACGCGTCCGACAACGCCCGGCGCGCAGTGGAGCATGTGGCCGCCATCGTCGGCGCGGGCCAGGGCGCAAAGGTGACCCTGCTGCATGTGGAGCGCGCCCCCGGCCGCGACCGCTTCGACACCGAGGAGGCATGGCTTTCCCAGTGCAAGCTGGACAAGGACCGCGTGTTCGATTTCCTCAAGGACGCCCGCGCCACCCTTGTGTCCGCCGGGCTGTCCGATGCGGCGGTGGTCGAACGCACCATCCTGTGCAGCGCCGAACCCAGCATCGCCCAGACCATTCTGGACGTGCAGCAGGAAGGCGGCTACGGCACCCTGGTTGTCGGCCGCCGGGGCCTCACCAAGGGCGAGGAATTCCTGTTCGGCAGCGTGTCCAGCAAGCTCATCCGCAACGCGCGCAACTGCGCGGTATGGGTGGTGCAGTAG
- a CDS encoding caspase family protein has product MRRGTATLLCLLLGLLLVTLALPQRPLPAQAAEPENRIALIIGNGAYKTAPLRNPARDAQDMAALLKSLGFSVTLKTDVDQKDMEEAVRQFGLNLRQGGVGLFYFAGHGLQVQGNNYLVPVDARIQTESDVRFECLDAGRVLGKMEDAGNALNIVILDACRNNPFSRGFRSADRGLAEMRAPTGSIIAYATAPGSVASDGTGANGIYTKHLLSAMRTPGLPITDVFMRVRMGVVSETGKKQVPWESSSLTGYFYLSGDGKNGAAATVSPPPAAPGVDLKAEKRRIAEEAERLRREKEELAQFQALQAEKQRLEAERQKLLQAKQLAMATRPKQPPPAAAPSSGAPSAQNAQYFSMLARHGVGEAQRYFEGAVQARPDDADARSGLAVAYLMTKRDADAKYHVRRVEESGRNTAATRVAKGFMLGVEGQLTDSSYQLNRALEEGADRALVQLAMAAAAAKKNEMDQAKKAMEEYRSLVPPVEENEYAKELARKVDLQGRLVGTFFWTMENKSISAYTSTLTFMLNNEQLTATAGGYGTGAVSNLKLTGKTLTLRVSYSMGIFGSSHYDLTCDLSGDLDTIPTMARESTFGQTWNGFLLRQGSMAQSMAYHANPAECFIATAAYGGAWDEHVATLRRFRDGVLVKSRLGRELAAAYYRLSPPLADAIRERPVARAAVRAALAPVVLLAGAANGQAESIAWLLLSTAAICAGMAYLARRRRRTRSAGQT; this is encoded by the coding sequence ATGCGTAGGGGGACCGCGACGCTTCTCTGCCTGCTCTTGGGGCTGCTTCTCGTGACGCTGGCGCTGCCCCAGCGGCCTCTCCCGGCACAGGCCGCCGAACCCGAAAACCGCATCGCGCTGATCATCGGCAACGGGGCCTACAAGACGGCCCCCCTGCGCAACCCCGCGAGGGACGCCCAGGACATGGCCGCCCTGCTCAAAAGTCTCGGCTTTTCCGTCACCCTCAAAACCGATGTGGACCAGAAGGACATGGAAGAGGCCGTGCGCCAGTTCGGCCTGAACCTGCGACAGGGCGGGGTGGGCCTGTTCTACTTCGCCGGGCACGGCCTGCAGGTGCAGGGGAACAACTACCTTGTGCCGGTGGACGCCAGAATCCAGACCGAGAGCGACGTGCGCTTCGAGTGCCTGGACGCGGGCCGGGTGCTCGGCAAGATGGAGGACGCGGGCAACGCGCTGAACATCGTCATCCTGGACGCCTGCCGCAACAACCCCTTCAGCCGCGGATTCCGTTCTGCCGACCGGGGCCTGGCAGAAATGCGCGCGCCCACGGGCTCCATCATCGCCTACGCCACCGCGCCGGGTTCGGTGGCCAGCGACGGCACGGGGGCCAACGGCATCTACACCAAGCACCTGCTCTCGGCCATGCGCACGCCGGGTCTGCCCATCACCGACGTATTCATGCGCGTGCGCATGGGCGTGGTGTCTGAAACAGGAAAAAAGCAGGTGCCCTGGGAGTCCAGTTCCCTCACGGGGTATTTCTATCTTTCCGGGGATGGGAAAAACGGCGCGGCGGCCACGGTTTCTCCGCCTCCCGCTGCTCCCGGCGTGGATCTGAAGGCCGAAAAGCGGCGCATTGCCGAGGAGGCCGAGCGCCTGCGGCGGGAAAAGGAGGAGCTGGCGCAATTCCAGGCCCTGCAGGCCGAAAAGCAGCGCCTGGAGGCCGAACGCCAGAAGCTCCTGCAGGCCAAGCAGCTGGCCATGGCCACGCGCCCCAAGCAGCCGCCGCCAGCGGCCGCGCCCTCGTCAGGCGCGCCATCCGCCCAGAACGCCCAGTACTTCTCCATGCTCGCCCGCCACGGCGTGGGCGAGGCCCAGCGCTACTTCGAGGGCGCGGTGCAGGCCCGGCCCGACGACGCCGATGCGCGCTCCGGGCTGGCCGTGGCCTACCTGATGACCAAGCGCGATGCCGACGCCAAGTACCATGTGCGCCGCGTGGAGGAATCGGGCCGCAACACCGCCGCAACACGCGTTGCCAAGGGCTTCATGCTTGGGGTGGAGGGTCAGCTGACCGACAGCTCCTACCAGCTGAACCGCGCTCTTGAGGAAGGGGCTGACCGCGCGCTGGTGCAATTGGCCATGGCGGCGGCGGCGGCCAAGAAGAACGAAATGGACCAGGCCAAGAAGGCCATGGAGGAATACCGCTCCCTGGTGCCGCCGGTGGAGGAGAACGAATACGCCAAGGAGCTGGCCCGCAAGGTGGACCTGCAAGGCAGGCTGGTGGGCACCTTCTTCTGGACCATGGAAAACAAGTCCATCAGCGCATACACCAGCACCCTAACCTTCATGCTGAACAACGAACAGCTCACGGCCACGGCCGGCGGCTACGGCACCGGCGCGGTAAGCAACCTCAAGCTCACCGGAAAGACGCTGACCCTACGCGTCTCGTACAGCATGGGCATCTTCGGCAGCTCCCACTACGACCTCACCTGCGACCTCTCCGGCGACCTGGACACCATCCCCACCATGGCGCGGGAATCCACCTTCGGCCAGACCTGGAACGGTTTTTTGCTGCGTCAGGGCAGCATGGCCCAAAGCATGGCCTACCACGCCAATCCGGCGGAATGCTTCATCGCCACAGCGGCCTATGGCGGGGCCTGGGACGAACATGTGGCCACCCTGCGCCGTTTTCGCGATGGCGTGCTGGTGAAATCGCGCCTGGGCCGGGAGCTGGCGGCCGCCTACTATCGCCTAAGCCCGCCCCTTGCCGACGCCATACGCGAGCGGCCCGTCGCGCGCGCCGCCGTGCGCGCCGCCCTGGCCCCGGTGGTGCTGCTGGCCGGGGCGGCCAACGGCCAGGCGGAAAGCATCGCCTGGCTGCTTTTGAGCACGGCGGCCATTTGTGCGGGAATGGCGTATCTGGCGCGGCGCAGGCGCAGGACGCGCAGCGCCGGGCAGACATGA
- a CDS encoding methyl-accepting chemotaxis protein — protein MIAASRTQSFVSERVGAILNQGATRNLEALAASQAAIVQSALQDNLDVARTTAKVFEVLRTRVPNAALRDTYNAILLANLENNPEYLGSYSAWEPNALDGNDAKYANTPGHDATGRFIPYWNRDPKGNIARQPLVEYESNDKHPNGVRKGGWYLGPRETGKESVLDPFPYIVQGQQDWLTTLSVPVKRDGKFLGVSGTDLRLGFLQELAGNVNKNLYGGKGEVLIISYDGMVVANSSDSKTIGQPISTLFKDSQHVLENVQNGKSAVDMSEDKSLMLTYAPIKLGRTGKPWSVLIRLPSAVVLADAHALDADLTSRARQGAAWQIGFGLIVALAGIAVLWFFAETLTKPLRMAAGYAGKVAEGDFSQQLDIRQNDEIGILATALRTMVENLKAKIAEAEAKGEDARRETENARQAMAQANEAKAQAERAKAEGMMQAAAQLEKVVEVVSSASEELSAQVEQSSRGTEVQSSRVAETATAMEEMNSTVLEVARNASQAAESTESARKQATDGAAIVSQVVSGIGEMQRVSQAMKQDMEALGKQAEGIGQIMNVISDIADQTNLLALNAAIEAARAGDAGRGFAVVADEVRKLAEKTMDATKEVGEAISGIQHGTRKNLENVDRSAKTVEQATQLANRSGEALTQIVRMVETATDQVRSIATASEEQSSTSEEINRSIEDINRISRETSDAMRQSAQAVGELAVQTQSLRSLIEKMKQGG, from the coding sequence GTGATCGCGGCCAGCAGGACGCAGAGTTTCGTCTCCGAGCGGGTGGGCGCCATTCTGAACCAGGGCGCCACACGCAACCTCGAAGCTCTGGCGGCCAGCCAGGCCGCCATTGTGCAAAGCGCCCTGCAGGACAATCTTGATGTCGCGCGCACAACGGCCAAGGTGTTCGAGGTCCTGCGGACGCGTGTGCCCAACGCCGCCCTGCGCGACACCTACAACGCCATTCTGTTGGCGAATTTGGAAAACAATCCGGAGTACCTGGGGTCGTATTCGGCCTGGGAACCGAACGCCTTGGACGGCAACGACGCCAAATACGCCAACACGCCTGGTCACGACGCCACAGGCCGGTTCATCCCATATTGGAACCGCGACCCGAAGGGCAACATCGCCCGCCAGCCGCTGGTGGAGTACGAGAGCAATGACAAGCACCCGAACGGCGTGCGCAAGGGCGGCTGGTACCTTGGCCCGCGCGAAACCGGAAAGGAGAGCGTGCTCGATCCCTTCCCCTACATTGTGCAGGGCCAGCAGGACTGGTTGACGACCCTTTCCGTGCCGGTGAAGCGGGATGGGAAGTTTCTCGGCGTATCCGGCACCGACCTGCGGCTCGGCTTTTTGCAGGAACTTGCAGGCAACGTGAACAAGAATCTGTACGGCGGCAAGGGAGAGGTGCTCATCATCAGCTACGATGGCATGGTGGTGGCCAACAGCAGCGATTCCAAGACCATCGGCCAGCCCATTAGCACGCTGTTCAAGGACAGCCAGCATGTTCTTGAGAACGTGCAGAACGGGAAAAGCGCAGTGGACATGAGCGAAGACAAGAGCCTCATGCTCACCTACGCGCCCATCAAGCTGGGCCGCACAGGAAAGCCCTGGTCCGTGCTCATTCGCCTGCCTTCCGCTGTCGTGCTGGCCGATGCGCACGCCCTGGACGCCGATCTCACCTCACGCGCCCGGCAGGGCGCGGCCTGGCAGATCGGCTTCGGCCTCATCGTCGCCCTGGCTGGAATAGCCGTGTTGTGGTTCTTCGCCGAAACGCTCACCAAGCCTCTGCGCATGGCCGCCGGATACGCCGGCAAGGTGGCGGAAGGCGACTTCAGCCAGCAGCTCGACATCAGGCAGAACGACGAGATCGGCATTCTCGCCACGGCCCTTAGGACCATGGTGGAGAACCTCAAGGCCAAGATCGCCGAGGCCGAGGCCAAGGGTGAGGACGCCCGCCGCGAGACCGAGAACGCCCGGCAGGCCATGGCCCAGGCCAACGAGGCCAAGGCCCAGGCCGAGCGGGCCAAGGCCGAGGGCATGATGCAGGCCGCCGCCCAGTTGGAGAAGGTGGTCGAGGTCGTCAGCAGCGCCAGCGAGGAGCTCTCCGCGCAGGTGGAGCAGTCCAGCCGCGGCACGGAGGTGCAGTCCTCCCGCGTTGCGGAAACCGCCACGGCCATGGAGGAGATGAACTCCACAGTGCTTGAGGTGGCCAGAAACGCTTCCCAGGCCGCGGAATCCACCGAAAGTGCCCGCAAGCAGGCCACGGACGGCGCGGCGATCGTGAGCCAGGTGGTGTCGGGAATCGGCGAAATGCAGCGCGTGTCCCAGGCCATGAAGCAGGATATGGAGGCCTTGGGCAAGCAGGCCGAGGGTATCGGCCAGATCATGAACGTCATCTCCGATATTGCGGACCAGACTAATCTGCTCGCCTTGAACGCCGCCATCGAAGCGGCCCGCGCGGGCGACGCCGGCCGCGGCTTCGCCGTTGTGGCCGACGAGGTGCGCAAGCTGGCGGAAAAGACCATGGACGCCACCAAGGAGGTGGGCGAGGCGATAAGCGGCATCCAGCACGGAACCCGCAAAAACCTCGAAAATGTCGATCGTTCCGCCAAGACTGTGGAACAGGCCACCCAGTTGGCCAACAGAAGCGGTGAAGCGCTGACCCAGATTGTGCGCATGGTGGAGACCGCCACCGACCAAGTGCGCTCCATAGCCACGGCAAGCGAGGAGCAGTCCTCCACCAGCGAGGAGATCAACCGGAGCATCGAGGACATCAACCGCATCTCCAGGGAAACGTCCGACGCCATGCGCCAGTCTGCGCAGGCCGTGGGCGAACTGGCCGTCCAGACCCAGAGCCTGCGTTCGCTCATCGAGAAGATGAAGCAGGGAGGCTAG
- the carB gene encoding carbamoyl-phosphate synthase large subunit codes for MPKRTDIKKIMLIGSGPIVIGQACEFDYSGTQALKALKEEGYEVILVNSNPATIMTDPELADRTYIEPIEPGTVAKIIEKERPDALLPTLGGQTALNTALAVAKMGVLDTFGVELIGASVPVIEKAESRELFRAAMDKIGLKVPKSGIARSMDDVREIGRTLPFPLIIRPAFTMGGTGGGVAYNMEDLEAIASQGLAASMKSEIMIEQSVLGWKEFELEVMRDKKDNCVIICSIENLDAMGVHTGDSITVAPSQTLTDDEYQKMRDAALAIMREIGVETGGSNVQFAINPKNGDMIIVEMNPRVSRSSALASKATGFPIAKIAAKLAVGYTLDEIPNDITRETMASFEPSIDYCVIKIPRFTFEKFPGSEDYLTTSMKSVGETMAIGRTFKEALQKGLRSLEVGMPGLGKKFETCAQDKDELLRLMRKPNSARLFAVRNAMRCGFSLEDIHEASFIDPWFLRQIRDILLMENELAEFGRTEDISAKNPGLPPLLKKAKEYGYSDKQLSVLWRTSEDALRTLRKSLDILPTYYLVDTCAAEFEAYTPYYYSTYETGREIESKDVRKVVILGGGPNRIGQGIEFDYCCCHSSFALREMGVQSIMVNSNPETVSTDYDTSDRLYFEPVTYEDVLNIVEFEKPLGVIVQFGGQTPLNLAVALKKAGVPLLGTPPESIDRAEDRELFSALIRKLHLKQPMSGTAMTLTQATEIKDSLGYPLVLRPSYVLGGRGMEIVYDDEEFNAYFRKAVVISPEHPILIDKFLENAIEVDADALSDGEDTYIGGIMEHIEEAGIHSGDSACVLPPHTIAPELVAEIERQTRELAKELGVIGLMNIQFAIKDGEVFILEVNPRASRTVPFVSKATGVPLAKLATRVMLGEKIRDLKPWAMRKSGHVSVKESVFPFNRFPGVDILLGPEMRSTGEVMGIDTSFGLAFMKGQLAAGQRLPEEGTVFLSVNDRDKAAIVPVAKAFEELGFKIIATGGTASLLDKKGVAVERVLKVNEGRPNVVDLIKNKQIDLVVNTPSGKRTVNDSKEIRQTTLLYGVPYTTTVSGAAAMAQAIREERGHGLGVRCLQDYYGV; via the coding sequence ATGCCCAAGCGCACAGACATCAAGAAGATCATGCTCATCGGCTCCGGCCCCATCGTCATCGGCCAGGCCTGCGAATTCGACTACTCCGGCACCCAGGCCCTGAAGGCCCTCAAAGAGGAAGGCTACGAGGTCATCCTGGTCAACTCCAATCCGGCCACCATCATGACCGACCCGGAGCTTGCCGACCGCACATACATCGAGCCCATCGAGCCCGGCACAGTGGCCAAGATCATCGAAAAAGAGCGCCCGGACGCGCTGTTGCCCACGCTTGGCGGCCAGACCGCGCTCAACACCGCGCTGGCCGTGGCCAAGATGGGCGTGCTGGACACATTCGGGGTGGAGCTCATAGGCGCGTCCGTGCCGGTCATCGAAAAGGCCGAAAGCCGCGAACTTTTCCGCGCCGCCATGGACAAGATCGGCCTCAAGGTGCCCAAGAGCGGCATCGCCCGCAGCATGGACGACGTGCGCGAGATCGGCCGCACCTTGCCTTTCCCGCTCATCATCCGCCCGGCCTTCACCATGGGCGGCACCGGCGGCGGCGTGGCCTACAACATGGAGGATCTGGAGGCCATCGCCTCCCAGGGCCTGGCCGCCAGCATGAAAAGCGAGATCATGATCGAGCAGAGCGTGCTCGGTTGGAAGGAATTCGAGCTTGAGGTGATGCGCGACAAGAAGGACAACTGCGTCATCATCTGCTCCATCGAGAACCTGGACGCCATGGGCGTGCATACGGGCGACTCCATCACCGTGGCCCCCAGCCAGACCCTGACCGACGACGAATACCAGAAGATGCGCGACGCGGCGCTGGCCATCATGCGCGAAATCGGCGTGGAGACCGGCGGCTCGAACGTCCAGTTCGCCATCAACCCCAAGAACGGCGACATGATCATCGTGGAGATGAACCCGCGCGTGTCGCGGTCCTCCGCCCTGGCTTCCAAGGCTACGGGCTTTCCCATCGCGAAAATCGCCGCCAAGCTCGCCGTGGGCTACACGCTCGACGAAATCCCCAACGACATCACGCGGGAGACCATGGCCAGCTTCGAGCCGTCCATCGACTACTGCGTCATCAAGATTCCGCGCTTCACCTTCGAGAAGTTCCCCGGCAGCGAGGACTACCTCACCACCAGCATGAAAAGCGTGGGCGAGACCATGGCCATCGGCCGCACCTTCAAGGAGGCCCTGCAGAAGGGACTCAGGTCGCTTGAGGTGGGAATGCCCGGCCTGGGCAAGAAGTTCGAGACCTGCGCCCAGGACAAGGACGAGCTGCTGCGCCTCATGCGCAAGCCCAATTCCGCCCGGCTCTTCGCCGTGCGCAACGCCATGCGCTGCGGCTTCAGCCTGGAGGACATCCACGAGGCCTCCTTCATCGACCCCTGGTTCCTGCGCCAGATTCGCGACATTCTGCTCATGGAGAACGAGCTGGCCGAATTCGGCCGCACCGAGGACATCTCCGCAAAGAACCCGGGCCTGCCGCCGCTCTTAAAAAAGGCCAAGGAATACGGCTACTCGGACAAGCAGCTTTCCGTGCTGTGGCGCACCAGCGAGGACGCCCTGCGCACCCTGCGCAAAAGCCTGGACATCCTGCCCACCTATTACTTGGTGGACACCTGCGCGGCGGAGTTCGAGGCCTACACCCCCTACTACTACTCCACCTACGAGACCGGCCGCGAGATTGAGAGCAAGGACGTGCGCAAGGTGGTGATTCTGGGCGGCGGTCCCAACCGCATCGGCCAGGGCATAGAGTTCGACTACTGCTGCTGCCACTCCTCCTTCGCGCTGAGGGAAATGGGCGTGCAGTCCATCATGGTCAACTCCAACCCGGAGACCGTGAGCACCGACTACGACACCAGCGACCGCCTGTACTTCGAGCCGGTGACCTACGAGGACGTGCTGAACATCGTGGAGTTCGAGAAGCCGCTCGGGGTCATCGTGCAGTTCGGCGGGCAGACCCCGCTGAACCTCGCCGTGGCCCTCAAGAAGGCCGGGGTGCCCCTCCTGGGCACGCCGCCGGAAAGCATCGACCGCGCCGAGGACCGCGAGCTCTTCAGCGCCCTCATCCGCAAGCTGCACTTGAAGCAGCCCATGAGCGGCACGGCCATGACCCTCACCCAGGCCACGGAGATCAAGGACAGCCTGGGCTATCCCCTGGTGCTGCGCCCCTCCTACGTGCTGGGCGGCCGCGGCATGGAGATCGTCTACGACGACGAGGAGTTCAACGCCTACTTCCGCAAGGCCGTGGTCATCTCCCCCGAGCACCCCATCCTCATCGACAAATTCCTGGAAAACGCCATCGAGGTGGACGCCGACGCCCTTTCCGACGGCGAGGACACCTACATCGGCGGCATCATGGAGCACATCGAGGAGGCGGGCATCCATTCCGGCGACTCGGCCTGCGTGTTGCCCCCGCACACCATCGCCCCGGAGCTGGTGGCCGAAATCGAGCGCCAAACGCGCGAACTGGCCAAAGAGCTGGGCGTCATCGGCCTCATGAACATCCAGTTCGCCATCAAGGACGGCGAGGTGTTCATCCTTGAGGTGAACCCCCGCGCCAGCCGCACCGTGCCCTTTGTCAGCAAGGCCACTGGCGTGCCCCTGGCCAAGCTGGCCACCCGCGTCATGCTGGGCGAAAAGATCAGGGACCTCAAGCCCTGGGCCATGCGCAAAAGCGGGCACGTCTCCGTGAAGGAGAGCGTGTTCCCCTTCAACCGCTTCCCCGGCGTGGACATCCTCCTCGGACCAGAGATGCGCTCCACCGGCGAGGTCATGGGCATCGACACCTCCTTCGGCCTGGCCTTCATGAAGGGCCAGTTGGCCGCAGGCCAGCGCCTGCCCGAGGAAGGAACCGTGTTCCTCTCGGTAAACGACCGCGACAAGGCGGCCATAGTCCCCGTGGCCAAGGCCTTCGAGGAACTGGGCTTCAAGATCATCGCCACCGGCGGCACGGCCTCGCTTCTGGACAAGAAGGGCGTGGCCGTGGAGCGCGTGCTCAAGGTGAACGAGGGCCGCCCCAACGTGGTGGATCTCATCAAGAACAAGCAGATAGACCTTGTGGTGAACACCCCCTCCGGCAAGCGGACGGTGAACGACTCCAAGGAGATCCGGCAGACCACCCTTCTGTACGGCGTGCCCTACACCACCACGGTGTCCGGCGCGGCCGCCATGGCCCAGGCCATCCGCGAGGAGCGGGGACACGGGCTTGGCGTGCGCTGCCTGCAGGACTACTACGGCGTTTAA
- the purF gene encoding amidophosphoribosyltransferase, with translation MKREYCGLFGIYGHQEAARMAYFGLYALQHRGQESAGIVTWDGAAIREHRGMGLVHDVFNERHLGKELKGQIAMGHIRYSTTGVSLIRNAQPFLVRFKDWHIAVGHNGNLVNTLELRHELENEGSIFQTTMDTEVFVHLIAKYLNGGTIEEAIQKACAKVRGAYSLLILANNKLIAVRDPHGVRPLVIGRLNDNYVFASETCAFDLIEAEYIRQVEPGEMIVVEGGRLSSLRLLEKAPKRQCIFELIYFARPDSMVFDEGVYERRKTMGATLAKEAPVDADFVMPFPDSGNYAAVGYSQASGLPLELAMIRNHYVGRTFIQPSQDMRNFSVRVKLNPVRSMIEGKRILIVEDSIVRGTTIRTRVKKLRELGAREIHMRVSCPAIRFPCFYGIDFSSKGELIAATTPVPDIARFIGLDSLHYLSVPGLLDSVNEKDAHCLACFDGNYPIATGCHQGKMCLENESKVTG, from the coding sequence ATGAAACGCGAGTATTGCGGCCTCTTCGGCATCTACGGACACCAGGAGGCCGCGCGCATGGCCTATTTCGGACTCTACGCCCTGCAGCACCGCGGGCAGGAGTCTGCCGGCATCGTCACCTGGGACGGCGCCGCCATCCGCGAGCACCGGGGCATGGGCCTGGTGCACGACGTGTTCAACGAACGGCACCTGGGCAAGGAGCTCAAGGGCCAGATCGCCATGGGGCACATCCGCTACTCCACCACCGGCGTCTCCCTCATCCGCAACGCCCAGCCCTTTCTGGTGCGCTTCAAGGACTGGCACATCGCCGTGGGCCACAACGGCAATCTGGTGAACACCCTGGAGCTTCGGCACGAACTGGAGAACGAAGGGTCCATCTTCCAGACCACCATGGACACGGAAGTCTTCGTGCACCTGATCGCCAAGTACCTGAACGGCGGCACCATCGAAGAGGCCATCCAGAAGGCCTGCGCCAAGGTTCGGGGCGCTTACTCGCTGCTCATTCTCGCCAACAACAAGCTCATCGCCGTGCGCGACCCCCACGGCGTTCGCCCCCTGGTCATCGGGCGGCTGAACGACAACTACGTCTTCGCCTCCGAGACCTGCGCCTTCGACCTCATCGAGGCCGAATACATCCGCCAGGTGGAGCCCGGCGAGATGATCGTGGTTGAAGGCGGACGGCTTTCCAGCCTGCGCCTGCTGGAAAAGGCCCCCAAACGCCAGTGCATCTTCGAGCTCATTTATTTCGCGCGGCCCGACTCCATGGTCTTCGACGAAGGCGTGTACGAGCGCAGAAAGACCATGGGCGCGACCCTGGCCAAGGAAGCGCCCGTCGACGCGGACTTCGTCATGCCCTTCCCGGATTCCGGCAACTACGCGGCCGTTGGCTACTCCCAGGCCTCTGGCCTGCCTCTGGAGCTGGCCATGATCCGCAACCACTATGTGGGCCGCACCTTCATCCAGCCCAGCCAGGACATGCGCAACTTCAGCGTGCGCGTGAAGCTGAACCCCGTGCGCAGCATGATCGAGGGCAAGCGCATCCTCATCGTCGAGGATTCCATCGTGCGCGGCACCACCATCCGCACGCGCGTCAAGAAGCTGCGCGAACTGGGCGCGCGCGAGATCCACATGCGCGTGTCCTGCCCGGCCATCCGCTTCCCCTGCTTCTACGGCATCGACTTCTCCAGCAAGGGCGAGCTCATCGCGGCCACGACCCCCGTGCCGGACATCGCCCGCTTCATCGGCCTGGACAGCCTGCACTACCTGTCCGTCCCCGGCCTGCTCGACTCCGTGAACGAGAAGGACGCCCACTGCCTGGCCTGTTTCGACGGCAACTATCCCATCGCCACAGGCTGCCACCAGGGCAAGATGTGTCTGGAGAACGAGAGCAAGGTCACCGGCTAG